The following are from one region of the Mixophyes fleayi isolate aMixFle1 chromosome 7, aMixFle1.hap1, whole genome shotgun sequence genome:
- the LOC142098656 gene encoding chemerin-like receptor 1 yields the protein MNTELSEKLCYLFWDIFNIPELGALSHSATNPTAVQYSSFVLSILTSVIGLVGNTIVIIVSGFIMENTRSKIWFLNLAVADFVFLLFLPVNAVSIMRASWPFGSHVCKVYNFLFLANMYASIYIITALNIDRALSVAKPIWHLKFRSRKICYSICALIWVLAVLCSVPAIIYSDEFELGEETHCTLFPEDLTSIAYIHEITNTSAYFQSIEREFCSEPFENPDKFILWNEVVSSTMNLVVPLVMIGYLIPLSIILLSNVIIGFTVKDSQTVASSRLYRLIVSAVMVFFCTRTPIVLAQIIFLVAAYTMNFTLMYKVIVSLPLLFSISAINSCLNPVVYVLVGKQVYNSIISLIKRFNPFT from the coding sequence ATGAATACAGAACTCTCTGAAAAACTCTGTTATCTCTTCTGGGACATATTCAATATCCCCGAGCTAGGGGCCCTTTCTCACAGCGCTACCAACCCAACCGCAGTCCAGTACTCCAGCTTTGTACTGTCCATACTCACCAGTGTCATCGGATTGGTGGGCAACACTATTGTCATCATTGTCAGTGGATTCATAATGGAGAATACGAGATCTAAAATCTGGTTCCTGAACTTGGCTGTTGCTGATTTCGTCTTTCTCCTCTTCTTGCCAGTCAACGCTGTTTCTATAATGAGGGCAAGTTGGCCATTTGGATCACATGTTTGTAAAGTGTATAACTTCCTTTTCCTTGCTAATATGTATGCCAGTATTTACATCATTACAGCACTGAATATTGACCGTGCTTTGTCTGTAGCTAAACCAATATGGCACCTGAAATTTCGCTCTCGGAAAATTTGTTACAGTATCTGTGCACTTATCTGGGTATTAGCTGTGCTCTGTAGTGTTCCCGCAATAATTTACAGCGATGAATTTGAACTCGGTGAAGAGACACATTGCACTCTGTTTCCCGAAGACCTTACTTCCATTGCATATATACATGAAATCACTAATACAAGTGCGTATTTTCAGAGCATTGAACGGGAATTTTGTTCTGAGCCTTTTGAAAATCCAGACAAGTTCATACTATGGAATGAAGTGGTTTCTTCAACAATGAATCTTGTAGTTCCACTTGTAATGATTGGTTACCTTATCCCACTTTCTATTATTCTACTCTCCAATGTTATCATTGGTTTTACTGTAAAGGATTCTCAGACCGTGGCATCATCTAGACTGTACAGATTAATAGTTTCAGCAGTCATGGTATTTTTCTGTACACGGACACCGATAGTTTTAGCTCAGATAATTTTTTTAGTGGCTGCTTACACCATGAACTTTACCCTGATGTATAAAGTTATTGTATCTCTACCACTTCTATTCAGCATATCCGCTATTAACAGCTGCCTAAATCCGGTTGTGTATGTGCTAGTTGGAAAACAAGTATATAACTCGATTATTAGTTTAATAAAAAGATTTAACCCATTCACATAA